In one window of Candidatus Binatia bacterium DNA:
- a CDS encoding lipid-transfer protein translates to MAAGNRVFVIGVGMTKFERCERDARELAQEAVLEALKDASIDYDKIEQAFCGYINGMSCLGQISLYGIGMTGIPVYNVNNNCATGSTALYLAYNAVRSGMNQAVLALGFEKMQKGPLENQLKGLEQLKEEAEKENKPPIAARMFGDAGRDHMEKYGTKPETFAKIAVKNHRHSVNNPRAQYQQAFSLEEILASRMVYDPLTLLQCCPTSDGAAAAVVVSEEFLRRHPHPGAIEICAMAMATDRMEDWSRGRIGMVGMGMTERAARAVYEQSGIGIEDVQVVELHDCFSTNELITYEGLGMCKEGEGEKLVEDEATTYGGKWVVNPSGGLLSKGHPLGATGLAQCAELVWQLRGQADRRQVENARIGLQHNLGLGGACVVAMYKRP, encoded by the coding sequence ATGGCAGCCGGCAATCGTGTGTTCGTCATCGGAGTCGGGATGACCAAGTTCGAACGCTGCGAGCGCGATGCCCGTGAGTTGGCCCAGGAGGCCGTGCTTGAGGCTCTAAAAGACGCAAGCATCGATTATGACAAAATCGAGCAAGCGTTTTGCGGCTACATCAACGGGATGAGTTGCCTCGGCCAGATCAGTTTGTACGGCATCGGCATGACCGGGATCCCCGTTTACAACGTCAACAATAACTGCGCCACCGGGTCCACCGCCTTGTACTTGGCGTATAACGCGGTGCGCTCGGGAATGAACCAGGCCGTGTTGGCTCTCGGCTTTGAGAAGATGCAAAAGGGACCCCTCGAAAACCAGCTCAAAGGCCTCGAACAGCTCAAAGAAGAAGCGGAGAAAGAAAATAAACCTCCAATTGCCGCGCGGATGTTTGGCGATGCGGGGCGCGATCACATGGAAAAGTACGGCACGAAACCTGAAACTTTCGCCAAGATTGCCGTAAAAAATCACCGCCACTCGGTGAACAATCCGCGGGCGCAGTACCAGCAGGCATTCTCCCTCGAGGAAATTCTCGCCTCTCGCATGGTCTATGACCCGCTGACCTTGCTGCAATGCTGTCCGACCAGCGACGGCGCCGCTGCAGCAGTGGTCGTGTCTGAGGAGTTTCTCCGCCGTCATCCGCATCCAGGTGCGATAGAAATTTGCGCGATGGCGATGGCCACGGATCGCATGGAGGATTGGTCGCGCGGTCGCATCGGCATGGTGGGGATGGGTATGACGGAACGGGCTGCACGTGCTGTGTACGAGCAAAGCGGCATCGGGATCGAAGACGTGCAGGTCGTGGAGCTCCACGACTGCTTCAGCACAAATGAACTGATCACGTACGAAGGCCTCGGCATGTGCAAGGAAGGGGAAGGAGAGAAGCTGGTTGAAGACGAGGCAACGACGTACGGGGGCAAGTGGGTGGTGAACCCCTCGGGTGGCTTGTTGTCGAAAGGACACCCGCTCGGTGCGACTGGCTTGGCGCAGTGTGCAGAGTTGGTATGGCAGTTGCGCGGGCAAGCGGACCGCCGGCAAGTGGAGAACGCCCGCATTGGCTTGCAGCACAACCTCGGTCTCGGCGGGGCCTGCGTGGTTGCGATGTATAAGCGCCCGTAG